Below is a genomic region from Candidatus Dormiibacterota bacterium.
GGTCACGGATCGCGTCGCCGACGCCGCTCTTGTGCCGGACGCGCCGAGCGCCACTGCCAAGGGCATCAGCGTGAGTGCCACGGGCGACCTGGGAGCGCAGCTCACCGGCGACATCACGCAGTTCCAGCAGTTCGCGATCACGATCGAGCCGGGAGAGCAGCAGTTGCCTACGACGAAACCGATCCTGATCGGAAACCTTCAGGCGCGCTCCAGTTAGCGTCGACCGCCCGAGCTTCGTTAATCACTTTCTAATCTGCGTAAGAAACTGATCCATTGATAAACGCCGCCTGCAGCCCATAGCGTGGAGGGACGACTGCATTTGGGCAACAGGAGGCAACGATGGAAAACACCAGACGAGCGTGGCGGCCGGCTGCCGCAACGGCCATCGGCGCGATCACGAGCGTACTGCTGGCGGCATGCGGCGGAAGCAGCACAACCACCAACAGTTCACTGACGCTCACGCAGTACAACCCGGCGAAAGGAACGCAGGGCGGCAACCTCGTCTTCTCCGATTGGGAACCGGTGCAGGATTTGAATGTCCTTTCCAGCAGTGCCGCGACCACGCAGCAGGTGGTGACCGGGCCGATCTGGGCGTCGCTCTGGGTCTTCGACGGCCAGAACAAGCCGATACCCGACCTGGTCACGGACGTGCCGACGACCGACAACGGCATGGTGAAGAAGATCGACGACAGCCACATGGACGTCACGATCAAGCTCAGGTCCGGCATGAAATGGTCGGATGGCTCGCCCCTGACCAGCGCGGACGTCAAGTTCACGATCGAGGCGATCTGCAATCCCGACGTGGGAGCGGCCAGCCAGACCGGCTACGACCACATCGCCTCGCAGGAGATCAAGGACGATCAAACCGTCATCTGGCACTTCGGGCCCCGCAAGAGCGGTTCCTGTGGTCTGCAGGCGGACCTGTCAAGCGGGATCTATGCGCCGTACCTGCTGCTCAACACGGCAATCGTCCCCAAGTCGGTGCTGGGCAGCATCGCACCGGCGAGCTGGGCGACCAGCGACTATTTCACCAAGAAGCCGACGGTGACGAACGGGCCCTACATGGTCCAGAACTTCTCGCCGGGTCCTGCGGCCATCGTGACCCTGGTCCCGAACCCGAACTACAGCGCGGGCCGCTCGAGTGGCAAATACTTCAATCACGCGCCCTACCTGAACAAGCTGACCTACAAAATCTATGGGGATAAGTCCTCCCAGATCGCGGGCTTGCAGTCGGGTGATGCCGATCTCGGCCTCGACATGATCGCGAAAGACCTGCCCAGCCTCCAGGGGTCGACCCACATGAAGCCGGTCAACGCGAACGGACTGCTCGACGAATTTCTGAACTTCAACCTGGGCAACAACGAAACCGGGTGCGATGCGCAAAAGTTCGCGGCGACCTGCGGCAAGCCAACTATCTGGAAGGATGACCGGACCCTGCGACAGGCCATCGCCCTTGCCGTCGACAAGGACTCGATGAACCAGCAGCTGGTCGGCGGTATAGGAAAAACCATGAACAGCTTCCTGGTATCCACTCTCGCGCCCTACTACGACACGACCACGCCGAAGTTCGTGCGCGACGTCGCCAAGGCGAACTCGATGCTGGACCAGGACGGCTGGGTCAAGGGCGCGAACGGCATCCGCGCCAAGAACGGCACCAAGTGCGCGTGGGTCATCAGCACCACCACCGGCAACCCGCAACGGGCGGCCGAGGAGGAATTGCTGATCAGTAACTGGAAGGACATCGGTTGCACCGTGACCACCAAGAATTGGCCGGCCGGCATCTTCTTCCAGGCGTTCCAGGGCGGCGGCATTCAGTCCACCGGCCAGTTCGACATGACGCTCTATGCCAACAACTGGGCCCCCGATCCCGACTCCTGGGGCACGACCTCGCTGCCAGGCCAGATCCCCAACGCCCAGAACCCGTCCGGCGTCAACTGGAACCGGGCGAACGATCCGAAGCTGACGGACCTGCTCCTGCAGGGCGAAAACACGATCGACATCAACCAGCGTGTCGACATCTATAAGAAGGCGCAGACCGAGTGGCGGGACTACCTGCCGACGATCGAGCTGTACGAGCGGCCCGACGTCTTCGGCGTGGGCACCGTGTTTGGCAATTTCGCG
It encodes:
- a CDS encoding peptide ABC transporter substrate-binding protein, with translation MENTRRAWRPAAATAIGAITSVLLAACGGSSTTTNSSLTLTQYNPAKGTQGGNLVFSDWEPVQDLNVLSSSAATTQQVVTGPIWASLWVFDGQNKPIPDLVTDVPTTDNGMVKKIDDSHMDVTIKLRSGMKWSDGSPLTSADVKFTIEAICNPDVGAASQTGYDHIASQEIKDDQTVIWHFGPRKSGSCGLQADLSSGIYAPYLLLNTAIVPKSVLGSIAPASWATSDYFTKKPTVTNGPYMVQNFSPGPAAIVTLVPNPNYSAGRSSGKYFNHAPYLNKLTYKIYGDKSSQIAGLQSGDADLGLDMIAKDLPSLQGSTHMKPVNANGLLDEFLNFNLGNNETGCDAQKFAATCGKPTIWKDDRTLRQAIALAVDKDSMNQQLVGGIGKTMNSFLVSTLAPYYDTTTPKFVRDVAKANSMLDQDGWVKGANGIRAKNGTKCAWVISTTTGNPQRAAEEELLISNWKDIGCTVTTKNWPAGIFFQAFQGGGIQSTGQFDMTLYANNWAPDPDSWGTTSLPGQIPNAQNPSGVNWNRANDPKLTDLLLQGENTIDINQRVDIYKKAQTEWRDYLPTIELYERPDVFGVGTVFGNFAATVNTCLATCNAPDWFHKGAS